A DNA window from Halorubrum sp. DM2 contains the following coding sequences:
- a CDS encoding HVO_2922 family protein, translating to MPEETIHEEKRSRTRQALATYFRRIARAFGRGDPVPVDDAGTVTVDPTAESDVEVELEREDGTVHFEVEMEFEESETEVDENAAASKASFELYADNADQHRWRLRHDNGNIIADGSEGYVDKRDAESGIESVQRNAPGAHVVDISRDEEAPDEGGSDATFELYADDADQFRWRLRHDNGNIIADGGQGYASKQKAKQGLRSVKTNAPGAAVEETDE from the coding sequence ATGCCCGAAGAGACCATTCACGAGGAGAAGCGGTCGCGGACTCGACAGGCACTGGCCACCTACTTCCGACGTATCGCCCGGGCGTTCGGCCGGGGGGATCCCGTCCCGGTCGACGACGCCGGCACGGTGACGGTCGATCCGACCGCCGAGTCCGACGTCGAAGTCGAACTCGAACGCGAGGACGGGACGGTCCACTTCGAGGTGGAGATGGAGTTCGAGGAGTCCGAGACCGAGGTCGACGAGAACGCGGCCGCGAGCAAGGCGAGCTTCGAGCTGTACGCGGACAACGCCGACCAGCACCGGTGGCGGCTCCGCCACGACAACGGGAACATCATCGCCGACGGCAGCGAGGGGTACGTCGACAAGCGCGACGCCGAGTCCGGAATCGAGAGCGTCCAGCGAAACGCGCCGGGCGCGCACGTCGTCGACATCTCGCGCGACGAGGAAGCGCCCGACGAGGGCGGTAGCGACGCGACCTTCGAACTGTACGCGGACGACGCCGACCAGTTCCGCTGGCGGCTCCGCCACGACAACGGGAACATCATCGCCGACGGCGGGCAGGGGTACGCCTCCAAGCAGAAGGCGAAACAGGGGCTCCGGAGCGTGAAGACGAACGCGCCCGGCGCGGCGGTCGAGGAGACCGACGAGTAA
- a CDS encoding AAA family ATPase — translation MQGPLWIDTHAPDLDEIRQDEARDRLRRAVDEPMNLVVQGPPGVGKTAAARALADASHADPEADLIEINVADFFGRTKKEIRTDPRFEGFLEGRSRMAKRDMINRVLKESASYAPMSGEYKTVLLDNAEAIREDFQQALRRVMEKHHRTTQFVIATRQPSKLIAPIRSRCFPVRVRSPTTDETIDVLETICDREGVDHDGDGLEFVASAAGGDLREAILSAQATAVEGDEITMSTAYETLGEVGDDDALREALADARNGDLKDARSTLDDLLDEGYDGQELLRETLRVARAGSEYGGDDLARLHALAGEADLDLSDGLDDTTHLVHLLAAWAAGRTRLSPALRDAEVAP, via the coding sequence ATGCAGGGACCGCTGTGGATAGACACGCACGCGCCGGACCTCGACGAGATCCGGCAGGACGAGGCCCGCGACCGCCTGCGTCGGGCCGTCGACGAGCCGATGAACCTCGTCGTTCAGGGACCGCCGGGGGTCGGGAAGACGGCGGCGGCACGGGCGCTCGCCGACGCCTCCCACGCCGACCCCGAGGCCGATCTGATCGAGATCAACGTCGCCGACTTCTTCGGTCGGACCAAAAAGGAGATCCGGACCGACCCGCGGTTCGAGGGGTTCCTCGAAGGCCGGAGCCGCATGGCGAAACGCGACATGATAAACCGCGTGCTGAAGGAGTCCGCGTCGTACGCGCCGATGTCCGGCGAGTACAAGACGGTCCTATTGGACAACGCGGAGGCGATCCGCGAGGACTTCCAGCAGGCGTTGCGCCGCGTGATGGAGAAACACCACCGGACCACGCAGTTCGTGATCGCCACCCGCCAGCCCTCGAAGCTCATCGCGCCGATCCGGTCGCGCTGCTTCCCGGTCCGCGTCCGCTCGCCGACGACCGACGAGACGATCGACGTCCTCGAAACGATCTGCGACCGCGAGGGCGTCGACCACGACGGCGACGGGCTGGAGTTCGTCGCCAGCGCGGCCGGCGGCGACCTCCGCGAGGCGATCCTCTCCGCGCAGGCGACCGCGGTCGAGGGCGACGAGATCACGATGTCGACGGCCTACGAGACGCTCGGTGAGGTCGGCGACGACGACGCGCTCCGCGAGGCGCTCGCCGACGCCCGTAACGGCGACCTGAAGGACGCGCGGTCGACGCTGGACGACCTCCTCGACGAGGGCTACGACGGGCAGGAACTGCTCCGCGAGACCCTCCGGGTCGCCCGCGCCGGCTCCGAGTACGGCGGCGACGACCTCGCGCGGCTCCACGCGCTCGCCGGCGAGGCCGACCTCGACCTCTCCGACGGCCTCGACGACACGACCCACCTCGTCCACCTGCTCGCGGCGTGGGCCGCGGGACGGACCCGGCTCTCGCCCGCGCTGCGGGACGCGGAGGTCGCGCCGTGA
- a CDS encoding 50S ribosomal protein L1, protein MADTIQEAVTLALDDAPERNFRETVDIAINLRDLDLNDPSNRIDESIVLPAGTGQETQIVVFAEGETAVRAEEVADEVLDSDDLEDLGDDDDRAKDLADDTDFFVAEANLMQDIGRYLGTVLGPRGKMPTPLQPDDDVVDTVNRMKNTVQLRSRDRRTFHTRVGAEDMSADDISDNIDVIIRRLEADLEKGPLNIDGIYVKTTMGPAKEVPV, encoded by the coding sequence ATGGCAGACACAATACAAGAGGCCGTAACCCTCGCACTCGACGATGCGCCCGAGCGGAACTTCCGCGAGACCGTGGACATCGCGATCAACCTGCGAGATCTCGACCTCAACGATCCGTCGAACCGTATCGACGAGTCCATCGTGCTGCCGGCTGGAACGGGGCAGGAGACACAGATCGTCGTCTTCGCGGAGGGCGAAACCGCCGTCCGCGCAGAGGAGGTCGCTGACGAAGTGCTCGACAGCGACGACCTCGAAGACCTCGGAGACGACGACGACCGCGCAAAGGACCTGGCCGACGATACCGACTTCTTCGTCGCGGAGGCCAACCTGATGCAGGACATCGGTCGGTACCTCGGTACCGTCCTCGGTCCGCGCGGGAAGATGCCTACCCCACTACAGCCGGACGATGACGTCGTCGACACAGTCAATCGGATGAAGAACACGGTGCAGCTCCGGTCGCGCGACCGGCGCACGTTCCACACCCGCGTCGGTGCCGAAGACATGAGCGCCGACGACATCTCGGACAACATCGACGTCATCATCCGACGACTCGAAGCAGACCTCGAGAAGGGGCCGCTCAACATCGACGGGATCTACGTGAAGACCACGATGGGTCCCGCGAAGGAGGTGCCCGTATGA
- a CDS encoding 50S ribosomal protein L10, with protein MSSVRKTETIPEWKREEVDELVDFIDSYNSVGIVGVAGIPSRQLQAMRRELHGSAAVRMSRNTLTNRALEEVNDGVEALTEFVSGQVALVGTNDNPFGLFKQLEASKTPAPINEGEVAPNDIVIPEGDTGVDPGPFVGELQTVGAAARIQDGSIKVTEDSTVLTEGEVVDADLANVLVELGIEPKEVGLDLRAVYSEGVLFEPDELEIDVDEYRADVQSAAAAARNLSVNAAYPTAATAGTLLAKASGEAKSVGLFAEIESPDVVPDLIGKADAQLRALAAQIDDEEALPEELQGVETAPATEPADDADAEEEQADEETEDAEDTTDDDADDDDGDDGGEGLGAMFG; from the coding sequence ATGAGCTCGGTCCGGAAGACCGAGACGATCCCCGAGTGGAAACGCGAGGAGGTCGACGAACTCGTCGACTTTATCGACTCGTACAACTCCGTCGGGATCGTCGGCGTGGCCGGCATTCCGAGCCGCCAGCTTCAGGCCATGCGCCGGGAGCTTCACGGCTCGGCCGCCGTCCGCATGAGCCGAAACACGCTCACGAACCGAGCCCTTGAGGAGGTCAACGACGGGGTCGAGGCGCTGACGGAGTTCGTCAGCGGTCAGGTGGCGCTCGTCGGCACCAACGACAACCCGTTCGGCCTCTTCAAGCAGCTCGAAGCCTCGAAGACCCCCGCCCCGATCAACGAGGGCGAGGTGGCTCCCAACGACATCGTGATCCCCGAGGGCGACACCGGCGTCGACCCGGGACCGTTCGTCGGCGAGCTCCAGACCGTGGGCGCGGCCGCGCGCATCCAAGACGGCTCGATCAAGGTCACCGAGGACTCGACGGTGCTGACGGAGGGCGAGGTCGTCGACGCCGACCTCGCGAACGTCCTCGTCGAGCTCGGAATCGAGCCGAAGGAGGTCGGGCTGGACCTGCGCGCCGTCTACTCCGAGGGCGTCCTGTTCGAGCCGGACGAGCTCGAAATCGACGTCGACGAGTACCGCGCGGACGTCCAGTCCGCCGCGGCCGCCGCGCGCAACCTCTCGGTCAACGCCGCGTATCCGACGGCCGCCACCGCCGGCACCCTTCTCGCGAAGGCGTCCGGCGAGGCGAAGTCCGTCGGCCTGTTCGCGGAGATCGAGAGCCCGGACGTCGTGCCCGACCTGATCGGGAAGGCCGACGCCCAGCTTCGCGCGCTCGCGGCACAGATCGACGACGAGGAGGCGCTCCCCGAGGAGCTCCAGGGCGTCGAGACCGCGCCGGCGACGGAGCCGGCCGACGACGCCGACGCGGAGGAGGAACAGGCGGACGAAGAGACGGAAGACGCCGAGGACACCACCGACGACGACGCCGACGACGACGACGGCGACGACGGCGGCGAGGGACTCGGCGCGATGTTCGGATAA
- a CDS encoding protein sorting system archaetidylserine decarboxylase yields the protein MTRTPPLSRLLPFPVVDAAWNLALVPALAGAVALPFLPPVGVALVALAVGILWFHRDPERDPPKGDETVLAPADGTVSVVREEGSRLRVGVFMNVTDVHVNRAPLAGEVREVRHRPGANRPAFDKESDRNEQVAVDFGEYELLVIAGWFARRIHPSVEPGDRVERGDRVGHVSFGSRADVVLPVDVTRDDLLVAEGDSVRAGETIIAERPGEP from the coding sequence GTGACCCGGACCCCCCCGCTCTCCCGACTCCTCCCGTTTCCCGTGGTCGACGCCGCGTGGAACCTCGCGCTCGTCCCGGCGCTCGCGGGCGCGGTCGCGCTCCCGTTCCTCCCGCCGGTCGGGGTCGCGCTCGTCGCGCTCGCGGTCGGAATCCTCTGGTTCCACCGCGACCCGGAGCGCGACCCGCCGAAGGGCGACGAGACCGTCCTCGCCCCGGCCGACGGCACCGTCTCCGTGGTGCGCGAGGAGGGGTCGCGGCTCCGCGTCGGCGTGTTCATGAACGTCACCGACGTCCACGTCAACCGCGCGCCGCTCGCGGGCGAGGTCCGCGAGGTCCGCCACCGCCCCGGCGCGAACCGCCCGGCGTTCGACAAGGAGTCGGACCGCAACGAGCAGGTCGCGGTCGACTTCGGCGAGTACGAACTGCTCGTCATCGCGGGCTGGTTCGCCCGCCGGATTCACCCCTCCGTCGAGCCGGGCGACCGCGTCGAGCGCGGCGACCGCGTCGGCCACGTCTCGTTCGGCTCCCGCGCGGACGTGGTGTTGCCCGTCGACGTGACCCGCGACGACCTGTTGGTCGCCGAGGGCGACAGCGTGCGCGCGGGCGAGACGATCATCGCGGAGCGGCCGGGCGAGCCGTAG
- a CDS encoding acyl-CoA carboxylase subunit beta, translating into MDDRIEDLRERRERASKGGGEDRIQSQHDKGKMTARERIDYFLDDGTFHEFDRFRTHRNHTFGMEEKQIPGDGVVTGYGEVNGRKTFVFAHDFTVFGGSLGEVFAEKVCKVMDKAMDVGAPVVGLNDSAGARIQEGVASLGGFAEIFRRNTEASGVIPQISAIMGPCAGGAVYSPAITDFTFMVKDTSHMFITGPDVIETVTGEEVSFEELGGAVTHTSTSGVAHFAEESEEEALDNIARLLSYLPANNVEDPPRVEPWDDPERADDELADIVPDAPRKPYDMKDVIGSVADEGSFFEVQENFAKNIVVGFARLDGHSVGVVANNPRVNAGTLDIESSQKGARFVRFCDAFNIPIVTFEDVPGFMPGTDQEHNGIIRHGAKLLYAFSEATVPLLTVITRKAYGGAYCVMSSKHIGGDVNYAWPTAEIAVMGPKGAVNVLYREELAEADDPDARRQELIDEYREEFANPYTAADRGFVDDVIEPTETRTRLIQDLKMLKGKRSDQPAKKHGNIPI; encoded by the coding sequence ATGGACGACCGCATCGAAGACCTCCGCGAGCGCCGCGAGCGGGCGTCGAAGGGCGGGGGCGAAGACCGGATCCAGTCGCAACACGACAAGGGGAAGATGACCGCCCGCGAGCGGATCGACTACTTCCTCGACGACGGCACCTTCCACGAGTTCGACCGGTTCCGCACCCACCGCAACCACACCTTCGGGATGGAGGAGAAACAGATCCCGGGCGACGGCGTGGTGACCGGCTACGGCGAGGTCAACGGCCGGAAGACGTTCGTGTTCGCGCACGACTTCACCGTCTTCGGCGGCTCCCTCGGCGAGGTGTTCGCCGAGAAGGTGTGTAAGGTGATGGACAAGGCGATGGACGTGGGCGCGCCCGTCGTCGGACTCAACGACTCCGCCGGCGCGCGGATTCAGGAAGGGGTCGCCTCGCTCGGCGGCTTCGCGGAGATCTTCCGGCGCAACACGGAGGCCTCGGGGGTCATCCCCCAGATATCGGCGATCATGGGGCCGTGCGCGGGCGGGGCGGTGTACTCCCCGGCCATCACGGACTTCACGTTCATGGTGAAAGACACCTCCCACATGTTCATCACCGGGCCGGACGTCATCGAGACGGTCACCGGCGAGGAGGTGAGCTTCGAGGAGCTGGGCGGCGCGGTCACCCACACGTCGACCTCGGGCGTCGCGCACTTCGCCGAGGAAAGCGAGGAGGAGGCGCTGGACAACATCGCTCGCCTACTCTCGTACCTCCCCGCGAACAACGTCGAGGACCCGCCCCGCGTCGAGCCGTGGGACGACCCCGAGCGCGCCGACGACGAGCTGGCCGATATCGTCCCCGACGCGCCCCGGAAGCCGTACGATATGAAAGACGTGATCGGCAGCGTCGCGGACGAGGGCTCCTTCTTCGAGGTGCAGGAGAACTTCGCGAAGAACATCGTCGTCGGCTTCGCCCGCCTCGACGGTCACTCGGTCGGCGTCGTCGCGAACAACCCCCGCGTGAACGCCGGCACCCTCGACATCGAGTCGAGCCAGAAGGGCGCGCGGTTCGTCCGCTTCTGTGACGCGTTCAACATCCCCATCGTCACCTTCGAGGACGTGCCCGGGTTCATGCCCGGCACCGACCAGGAGCACAACGGGATCATCCGCCACGGCGCGAAGCTGCTGTACGCCTTCTCGGAGGCGACCGTTCCCCTTCTCACCGTCATCACCCGAAAGGCGTACGGCGGGGCCTACTGCGTGATGTCGTCGAAACACATCGGCGGCGACGTCAACTACGCGTGGCCCACCGCCGAGATCGCCGTGATGGGGCCGAAGGGCGCGGTCAACGTCCTCTACCGCGAGGAGCTGGCCGAGGCCGACGACCCCGACGCGCGCAGACAGGAGCTCATCGACGAGTACCGCGAGGAGTTCGCGAACCCTTACACCGCCGCCGACCGCGGCTTCGTCGACGACGTCATCGAGCCGACGGAGACCCGCACGCGTCTCATCCAAGACCTGAAGATGCTGAAGGGGAAGCGCTCGGACCAGCCCGCGAAGAAGCACGGTAACATCCCGATCTGA
- the rpl12p gene encoding 50S ribosomal protein P1: MEYVYAALILNETGAEINEDNVTGVLEAAGVDVEESRVKALVAALEDVDIEEAIETAAAAPAAGASAGGSADADASADEADDDDDDDEEAEAADEADDDEEEGDGGEGLGELFG; this comes from the coding sequence ATGGAATACGTTTACGCTGCGCTCATCCTGAACGAGACTGGAGCAGAGATCAACGAAGACAACGTCACCGGCGTGCTGGAAGCCGCCGGCGTCGACGTCGAGGAGTCCCGCGTCAAGGCGCTCGTCGCCGCGCTGGAGGACGTCGACATCGAGGAGGCCATCGAGACGGCCGCCGCGGCACCCGCCGCCGGCGCGTCCGCCGGTGGTTCCGCGGACGCCGACGCGTCCGCCGACGAGGCCGACGACGACGATGACGACGACGAAGAGGCCGAGGCCGCCGACGAGGCGGACGACGACGAAGAGGAAGGCGACGGCGGCGAGGGTCTCGGCGAGCTCTTCGGCTGA
- a CDS encoding DNA primase, whose amino-acid sequence MDALDAKYPFFASAREAVAAAAVSLPELVAADAPAVERARERVERALLEGTVASESGAFPGESAYDTQAELLSYPIARILVSLLDSDPAIEKYAAAEAATAMDRVRRDLDTDDELRSVSSATVALDDLLAEFDLADAVRPDESSPAGAGRGAASGAAAGGNGPGRDPSHYRIDVGPYLRLTSPDWGDSWRLVNRALADGAVRVSRDELLAALEAAVEERVAEGLPFELAADEGIGEALESRVADLRQLLSERTYAEPPDVVAPDLFPPCMTNLIEKAERDAALSSAESFALMAFLVGIGMTPDEVVAFCADTSLDAEGIRYQTEYLTDDRGTQYPPPTCETLANYGICHNEDDHMQVAADPLSYYEKRVAAADEVTDWRAGREPDEASEA is encoded by the coding sequence ATGGACGCGCTCGACGCCAAGTACCCGTTCTTCGCGAGCGCCCGCGAGGCGGTCGCGGCAGCCGCGGTGTCGCTGCCGGAGCTCGTCGCGGCCGACGCCCCCGCTGTCGAGCGCGCGCGAGAGCGGGTCGAACGCGCCCTCCTCGAAGGGACGGTCGCCTCCGAGAGCGGCGCGTTCCCGGGCGAGTCCGCGTACGACACGCAGGCGGAGCTGCTCTCGTACCCCATCGCGCGGATCCTCGTCTCCCTGCTCGACTCCGACCCCGCCATCGAGAAGTACGCCGCCGCGGAGGCCGCGACCGCGATGGACCGGGTCCGTCGCGACCTCGACACCGACGACGAGCTGCGATCGGTGTCGTCCGCGACGGTCGCGCTCGACGACCTGCTCGCCGAGTTCGACCTCGCGGACGCCGTGCGCCCCGACGAGAGCTCCCCGGCCGGAGCCGGTCGCGGAGCCGCGAGCGGGGCGGCGGCCGGCGGGAACGGTCCCGGCCGCGACCCGAGCCACTACCGGATCGACGTCGGTCCGTACCTCCGGCTCACCTCGCCCGACTGGGGGGACTCGTGGCGGCTCGTCAACCGGGCGCTCGCCGACGGCGCGGTGCGCGTCTCCCGCGACGAGCTGCTCGCGGCGCTGGAGGCGGCCGTCGAGGAGCGCGTCGCCGAGGGTCTCCCCTTCGAGTTAGCGGCCGATGAGGGGATCGGTGAGGCGCTCGAATCGCGCGTCGCCGACCTCAGGCAGCTGCTCTCCGAGCGTACCTACGCGGAGCCGCCCGACGTCGTCGCGCCCGACCTGTTCCCGCCGTGTATGACCAACCTCATCGAGAAGGCCGAGCGCGACGCCGCGCTCTCGTCGGCCGAGTCGTTCGCGCTGATGGCCTTCCTCGTCGGCATCGGGATGACGCCCGACGAGGTCGTCGCCTTCTGTGCGGACACCAGCCTCGACGCTGAGGGGATCCGCTACCAGACCGAGTACCTGACGGATGACCGGGGCACCCAGTACCCGCCGCCGACCTGCGAGACGCTCGCGAACTACGGGATCTGTCACAACGAGGACGACCACATGCAGGTCGCGGCCGATCCGCTCTCGTACTACGAGAAACGGGTGGCCGCGGCCGACGAGGTGACCGACTGGCGGGCCGGTCGGGAGCCGGACGAAGCGAGCGAGGCGTGA
- a CDS encoding carbohydrate ABC transporter permease: MNDDTRTDGGAVSKADPGASAGVFSGIDGYRAMLYLGLLGMLTFFLIPIESGLVTSFKTPSGVSGSLPFTPPTGSTFTLEKWQAAFDALGRGLINSALYAIPATVISALLGSFAAYGLTQSNWKPRYKAPILALFVAGVFIPYQAVLVPLSQFWSMIPLEESLSFLWGLGINDDYTGIVELIITHVAYGLPICTVLFRSYYKNMNEEMIEAARLDGASIRRIYRRIVLPLSGPMFAVVLIYQFTQIWNDLLFTLVLVQTESSAAAPIVLILAGLGTSLEGQDFALRMAGAFIAALPTLAVYIAFGEEFAEGVAT, translated from the coding sequence ATGAACGACGACACACGAACCGACGGAGGAGCGGTATCGAAAGCGGACCCAGGAGCGTCCGCGGGGGTGTTCTCCGGGATCGACGGGTACCGGGCCATGCTGTATCTCGGCCTGCTCGGGATGCTGACGTTTTTCCTGATCCCGATCGAATCGGGCCTCGTCACCTCGTTTAAGACCCCTAGCGGCGTCAGCGGGTCGCTTCCGTTCACGCCGCCGACGGGGAGTACGTTCACCCTCGAGAAGTGGCAGGCCGCGTTCGACGCGCTCGGCCGGGGACTGATCAACAGCGCGCTGTACGCGATCCCCGCGACCGTCATCTCGGCGCTGCTCGGGAGCTTCGCGGCCTACGGGCTCACGCAGTCAAATTGGAAGCCGAGGTACAAAGCGCCGATCCTCGCGCTGTTCGTCGCCGGGGTATTCATCCCGTACCAGGCGGTGCTCGTGCCGCTCTCGCAGTTCTGGTCGATGATCCCGCTTGAGGAGTCGCTGAGCTTCCTGTGGGGGCTCGGGATCAACGACGACTACACGGGGATCGTCGAGCTTATCATCACTCACGTGGCCTACGGACTGCCGATCTGTACCGTCCTGTTCAGGTCGTACTACAAGAACATGAACGAGGAGATGATCGAGGCGGCGCGGCTGGACGGCGCGTCCATTCGCCGCATCTACCGCCGGATCGTCCTCCCGCTCTCGGGACCGATGTTCGCGGTGGTCCTGATCTATCAGTTCACTCAGATCTGGAACGACCTCCTGTTCACGCTCGTGTTGGTCCAGACGGAGTCCAGCGCGGCCGCGCCGATCGTGTTGATCCTGGCCGGGCTGGGAACGTCGCTCGAAGGGCAGGACTTCGCGCTCCGAATGGCGGGCGCGTTCATCGCCGCCCTGCCGACGCTCGCGGTGTACATCGCGTTCGGCGAGGAGTTCGCCGAGGGGGTGGCGACGTGA
- a CDS encoding sugar ABC transporter permease — protein sequence MTRNTDTGDDSGDAVTDGGVAEDRKGSGFSPITALNDRFGSDFVGSSQFWLPPFLLVGLFVYGAIIWNFLISLTDFTGFGNPRYGDLDLEMYGRALSESGFVDAAVNTFVLLVGFTLVTLALGLGLAILVDRNIRFENTFRTIYLLPMSLSFVVTAQFWAWMFNFNNGVINIVITSLGLGRVDWIGNPDIVLWAVMFALMWQFAGYAMVVYLAGLRAIPNEHYEAAKVDGASTIRMYWRVIIPQLKGSTISASVVLMVFALKAFDFLYSLVGGYRPPNGADILATKMVREAYANLNWAYASAIAITLFLMTLGIVGPYLYYQYNRGNL from the coding sequence ATGACACGGAACACTGACACCGGTGACGACAGTGGCGACGCAGTCACGGACGGCGGCGTCGCCGAGGACCGGAAGGGCTCGGGATTCAGTCCGATCACCGCGTTGAACGACCGCTTCGGCAGCGACTTCGTCGGGTCGTCGCAGTTCTGGCTCCCGCCGTTCCTGCTGGTGGGACTGTTCGTCTACGGGGCGATCATCTGGAACTTCCTGATATCGCTAACGGACTTCACCGGCTTTGGGAACCCGAGATACGGCGACTTGGACCTCGAAATGTACGGCCGCGCGCTGTCGGAGAGCGGCTTCGTCGACGCCGCGGTCAACACCTTCGTCCTCCTCGTCGGGTTCACCTTGGTGACGCTCGCGCTCGGGCTCGGGTTGGCGATTCTGGTCGACCGGAATATTCGATTCGAGAACACCTTCCGGACGATCTACCTGCTGCCGATGAGCCTCTCGTTCGTCGTCACCGCGCAGTTCTGGGCGTGGATGTTCAACTTTAACAACGGCGTCATCAACATCGTCATCACGTCGCTCGGGCTCGGCCGGGTCGACTGGATCGGGAACCCGGACATCGTCCTCTGGGCGGTGATGTTCGCGTTGATGTGGCAGTTCGCGGGGTACGCGATGGTCGTGTACCTCGCGGGCCTGCGGGCCATCCCGAACGAACACTACGAGGCGGCGAAGGTCGACGGCGCGTCGACGATCCGGATGTACTGGCGCGTGATCATCCCCCAGCTGAAGGGGTCGACGATCAGCGCGTCGGTCGTCCTGATGGTGTTCGCGCTGAAGGCGTTCGACTTCCTGTACTCGCTGGTCGGCGGCTACCGGCCACCGAACGGGGCCGACATCCTCGCGACCAAGATGGTCCGTGAGGCGTACGCGAACCTGAACTGGGCGTACGCGTCGGCGATCGCTATCACCCTGTTCCTGATGACGCTCGGTATCGTCGGTCCGTACCTCTACTACCAGTACAATCGAGGGAACCTATGA
- a CDS encoding DUF4013 domain-containing protein: protein MRPSIAAVSYPVAGDAAERPLLAVWLLLALSVLVPVLPAVPVVGYLVRVLAASERGDSLPPFLADGRTLLRRSLGGLVVCLAFLGVPFAALLVTLYGVITLEPGADAPVVVILAGSTAVLFMGIIGLYLVPISLTTYGRQGSLRRAFSTDSLRPVAGHAAYFFGWTLGFTALVVTVGVGGALFTLSRIGPLAGTFVLAYGLLVTAYLWGRAVERARRR, encoded by the coding sequence ATGCGCCCCTCGATCGCCGCGGTCTCGTATCCGGTCGCCGGCGACGCCGCGGAGCGGCCGCTCCTCGCCGTCTGGCTGCTCCTCGCGCTGTCGGTCCTCGTCCCGGTCCTTCCGGCGGTGCCGGTCGTCGGTTACCTCGTCCGCGTGTTGGCCGCCAGCGAACGCGGCGACTCCCTCCCGCCGTTCCTCGCCGACGGGCGGACGCTTCTCCGCCGGTCGCTCGGCGGACTGGTCGTCTGTCTGGCGTTCCTCGGCGTCCCGTTTGCCGCGCTCCTCGTGACCCTCTACGGTGTCATCACGCTTGAACCCGGCGCGGACGCGCCGGTCGTCGTGATCCTCGCCGGCTCGACCGCCGTCCTGTTCATGGGGATCATCGGGCTCTATCTGGTCCCGATCTCACTGACGACCTACGGCCGGCAGGGATCGCTCCGACGGGCGTTTTCCACCGACTCGCTCCGGCCGGTAGCCGGCCACGCCGCCTACTTCTTCGGGTGGACGCTCGGGTTCACCGCGCTCGTCGTCACGGTCGGCGTCGGCGGCGCGCTGTTCACGCTCTCTCGGATCGGACCGCTCGCCGGCACCTTCGTCCTCGCCTACGGGCTCCTCGTGACCGCGTACCTCTGGGGGCGGGCCGTCGAGCGCGCGAGACGGCGGTGA